The DNA region ACCTTCCCAGGAGCCTCTGTCCCACAGCCCTTCAGAGTCACCCAAAGCACATCAGGCATCACCAAAATAACAACCATGCTGGGATGAAGGGGAGTGCTGAACTAAAAGATAGCCTTAAAACCATAGTGTACAGACAGTTTACATAcattacaaatatataaattaagaGGTCTACATGTATACAAAATCTTTCAAAGGGGAATTACTTCCATTCTATATCATGCCAGGTATTTGTCAAAACCTTGCAAATAAAGGTGGTTTTCAATGGACCCAATAGTAAAAAGAGCAGGTATTTATACACAGGCTCTGCTCCTCTCATGCCCACCATGAAATCCTCTAGTATTATCAGGACCTCTGGGCAACCGTAGGACTCCCACAGGTAACCCATCTGCAGTCTGCATCTTCCGGGTGAGCAGAGGACTCGCACCGGGGCTTTTCTCCTGTGGCCCCATCTCAGCTTGACGGCGCCTCCGAACCCACGGGCTGCCAGAGGGAGTGACGCTGCTGTCAGAGGAATAATCCATACACTTGCGAAAGATCTCAGGACTGGCAGTGGGGTTCAGTCTACCTTCTTCGGCCAGTGGGGATTTCCTGGAAACACCTTTGCGTTGGGCCAAAGGGCTGCTCCAAGGACTTGAGCAGGGGGAGGCATTGGGGCTCAGAAAGAGATTCTGGTGGCCAGAAGGGGTGAGCTTGTTGGTGACCACATGCCGCCGGCCTGCCATGGGGGACGTGGGGTTGCTCTCAGGGTCGGAGGAGCTGTTGGCAGAAGACTCGTCACCCATGTATTGAAGCTCCTCGACTCTCTTGTTTAGGGACTTGTTCGGGTGGATGTTCACAGTGGGCTCCTCGTCATGGTTCTTGTCTTTGAGTGGTTTCTTTTTGGGTGGCTTCATACCAATCAGGACAGCTTTCATGTTCTCTCCACCCTGAGATTCCATGATCATGTACTCATGGGCTTTGATGGCtgcttctacctcctcaaattcCACAATGGCACACTCTTGAGTCCCCACCTGGCTGTACCGGCTGCTGATCCTCCGTATGTCAGGGGGTAGCTCTCTCCCAGGTTTGAGGATCCGCACAGATGAGATGACTCCAAAGGTGCCAAAGAGTTTGAGCAGGTGTTCCATCACCTTCTCCTGTACCCTTCCATTTTTCTGGGGGGTGGCCAGGGCCCACAGCTTGGGAGACAGGTAGAGATCATAGACCAGAAGCATCTTGCTGGGGAGGTTCTCATTGGGGAAAAGTGGGACAGGGGTGATCCTCCTCACCTTCCGGTGATCCTCATTCAGCTCAAGGATCACTGAATACTTCAAGGCATGAGCTGTGGTTCTCCAGTCCCGCGTAAGGTGTTTCACCTGcagaacacaaagcaaatct from Dasypus novemcinctus isolate mDasNov1 chromosome 3, mDasNov1.1.hap2, whole genome shotgun sequence includes:
- the LARP6 gene encoding la-related protein 6 is translated as MAQPGEEALPGPEATVQIRVAIQEAEDVEELEEEEGAETRGAGDASRYLSPGWGSASEDEPSRGHSGTTSGGENEREDLEQEWKPPDEELVKKLVDQIEFYFSDENLEKDAFLLKHVRRNKLGYVSVKLLTSFKKVKHLTRDWRTTAHALKYSVILELNEDHRKVRRITPVPLFPNENLPSKMLLVYDLYLSPKLWALATPQKNGRVQEKVMEHLLKLFGTFGVISSVRILKPGRELPPDIRRISSRYSQVGTQECAIVEFEEVEAAIKAHEYMIMESQGGENMKAVLIGMKPPKKKPLKDKNHDEEPTVNIHPNKSLNKRVEELQYMGDESSANSSSDPESNPTSPMAGRRHVVTNKLTPSGHQNLFLSPNASPCSSPWSSPLAQRKGVSRKSPLAEEGRLNPTASPEIFRKCMDYSSDSSVTPSGSPWVRRRRQAEMGPQEKSPGASPLLTRKMQTADGLPVGVLRLPRGPDNTRGFHGGHERSRACV